DNA from Frateuria edaphi:
TCACCAATATCCCGGGCCTGCGCGTGGTGATGCCCTCCTCGCCGGCGCGGGCCTACGGCCTGCTGCTGGCGGCGATCCGCGACCCCGATCCGGTGATGTTCTTCGAGCCCAAGCGCATCTACCGCCAGTACAAGGAAGAAGTGCCGGACGACGGTGAGGCGCTGCCGCTGGACGTGTGCTTCGTGCTGCGCGACGGCACTGACGTGACCCTGGTGACCTGGGGCGCGCAGGTGAAGGAGACGCTGGAAGCGGCCGATGCGCTGGCCGCCGAGGGCATCAGCGCCGAGGTGATCGACGTCGCCACGCTGACACCGCTGGACTTCGACACCATTGCCGAGTCGGTGCAGAAGACCGGCCGCTGCGTGATCGTGCACGAGGCCCCGAAGACCGCCGGCTTCGGCGCCGAGATCGCCGCGCGCCTGGCCGAGGAATGCATGTACGACCTGCTCGCGCCGGTCGAGCGCGTGACCGGCTTCGACACGCACATCCCGCTGTTCCGACTGGAAATGAAGTACCTGCCCAGCACCGAGCGCGTGGTCGAGGCGGCCAAGCGCAAGCTGGCGGCGAGCTGATCGAGGGAACGAGGCAGCGCATCAGGCGCGCCCGTTCCATCCCCTATTCCCTTTTCCGGATACAACGCCATGGCTGACATCAAGACGTTCTACCTGCCCGACCTCGGCG
Protein-coding regions in this window:
- a CDS encoding alpha-ketoacid dehydrogenase subunit beta — translated: MAQITLIEAVTQALAYEMAHDESVVVLGEDVGVNGGVFRATQGLQEKFGELRVLDTPLDETTIAGVTVGLAVQGMKPVAEAQFEGFIYPMMEQIACHAARLRNRTRGRLTVPAVWRAPWGGGIRAPEHHSEANEHLFTNIPGLRVVMPSSPARAYGLLLAAIRDPDPVMFFEPKRIYRQYKEEVPDDGEALPLDVCFVLRDGTDVTLVTWGAQVKETLEAADALAAEGISAEVIDVATLTPLDFDTIAESVQKTGRCVIVHEAPKTAGFGAEIAARLAEECMYDLLAPVERVTGFDTHIPLFRLEMKYLPSTERVVEAAKRKLAAS